In a genomic window of Anaerolineae bacterium:
- a CDS encoding PD40 domain-containing protein produces PTPTPTPAVPAGLVAFHSDRTGDFEIWVIHDDGTDPRQLTSSPERDIEPCWSPDGSKIVFASGRDDPDNLELYVMNADGSDQRRLVELQPGDDLAPAWSPDGSKIAFHSNRDGNLEIYVVNADGTGLKNLTNYPDANDSRPTWSPDGRHIAFVSDRDGNSEIYVMDADGSNQRRLTFDVANDTVPRWSPDGQTIAFESTRGVRLSIYLMDADGSHVRPALREAQEDAAPAWGNGGRRIYFSSLRTGSWEIFYVDLVTGEEVQLTKAEGYNRYPAWGPLPALK; encoded by the coding sequence GCCCGACCCCGACGCCGACGCCGGCGGTACCCGCCGGCCTGGTGGCCTTCCACAGCGACCGCACCGGCGATTTCGAGATATGGGTTATCCACGATGACGGCACGGACCCGAGGCAATTGACGTCTTCCCCTGAACGGGATATTGAGCCCTGCTGGTCTCCCGATGGCTCGAAGATCGTATTTGCGTCGGGCAGGGATGACCCAGATAACCTCGAGCTTTATGTGATGAACGCTGATGGCTCAGACCAACGCCGGCTGGTGGAGCTTCAGCCGGGCGATGATCTGGCGCCGGCGTGGTCGCCGGATGGGAGCAAAATTGCCTTCCACTCCAACCGCGATGGCAACCTGGAAATATATGTGGTCAATGCCGATGGCACGGGGCTGAAGAACCTGACCAATTACCCGGACGCCAATGACAGCCGGCCGACTTGGTCGCCGGACGGCAGGCATATCGCCTTTGTATCCGATCGGGACGGCAACAGCGAGATTTATGTGATGGACGCAGATGGAAGCAATCAGCGCCGGCTGACCTTTGACGTGGCGAATGACACGGTGCCGCGCTGGTCGCCCGATGGGCAAACCATTGCGTTTGAATCCACCCGGGGTGTGCGCTTGAGCATCTATCTCATGGATGCGGATGGCTCCCATGTGCGGCCGGCCCTGCGGGAGGCGCAGGAAGATGCGGCGCCTGCATGGGGTAACGGCGGCCGGCGGATCTATTTTTCCTCCTTGCGCACCGGCTCCTGGGAGATTTTCTACGTGGACCTGGTGACGGGGGAGGAGGTTCAGCTCACCAAGGCGGAAGGGTATAACCGTTATCCCGCCTGGGGGCCATTGCCCGCCTTGAAATAA